A genomic stretch from Asterias rubens chromosome 7, eAstRub1.3, whole genome shotgun sequence includes:
- the LOC117292302 gene encoding uncharacterized protein LOC117292302 isoform X1, producing the protein MTVQITFGGGIGIAAGGSIGLGVLIGICIALWRCCCGDNNFWRGVNWCKGTSQEGSESPETVKQSMLNIHCLSCHCCGGSSNVNNIQSRGSVQFVNETPEETVSSQQQSNVNSQPASNPSGSNQTVHPTAPPERSNENDPLLPPPNVDNQPANNPSGSNQTVHPTAPPERSNENDPLLPPPSNVGTGSSQSVSLVTVDVHQRSAAQSDTSDLTTESSSTAATSDQPDSRTNQTTSHQPQQQLTGNVGTGSSHSGSLVTVDVHQRSAAQSDTSDLTTESSSTAATSDQPDSQTNQTTSHQPQQRFTAVERVPSSMVPTSTGGCFASQPTNKRKFSAKFVGDLGNVLDPDSAVDADWRLMLIELGQSQGEIRKVHSMRHPTEEALYSWQEAGRSLDELLEIYQEKRPDVTEVIERYKKNNAACYAIPVETVQQTPRHETAIVTTEQLIKLAHNLGPWNELAINLGMSGGDIYKIKEDNKYDQWAQVFYMLEKWQKRESPKATVGLLYKKCCETKTIDKEFYAFLLK; encoded by the exons ATGACTGTACAAATTACATTTGGTGGGGGCATTGGTATTGCAGCCGGAGGGAGTATTGGTCTCGGTGTACTAATTGGCATCTGTATAGCATTAT ggagaTGTTGCTGTGGAGACAACAATTTCTGGAGGGGAGTCAATTGGTGTAAAGGGACGTCTCAAGAAGGTTCAGAATCTCCAGAAACAG TAAAACAATCGATGTTGAACATCCATTGTCTTAGTTGTC ATTGTTGTGGTGGCTCATCGAACG TCAACAACATTCAGTCAAGAGGATCTGTACAATTTGTAAATGAGACTCCAGAAGAAACTGTAAGCAGTCAGCAACAATCCA ACGTGAACAGTCAGCCAGCAAGTAATCCCTCTGGGTCTAATCAGACTGTTCATCCAACTGCACCTCCAGAACGGAGCAATGAAAATGATCCACTGCTGCCACCACCAA ACGTGGACAATCAGCCAGCAAATAATCCCTCTGGGTCTAATCAGACTGTTCATCCAACTGCACCTCCGGAACGGAGCAATGAAAATGATCCACTGCTGCCACCACCAA GTAATGTTGGTACTGGATCTTCTCAGTCAGTTTCCTTGGTTACTGTAGATGTCCACCAAAGAAGTGCAGCACAAAGTGATACCTCTG ATTTGACCACTGAAAGCTCCTCTACAGCTGCCACATCTGATCAACCTGATTCCCGAACAAATCAGACAACTTCTCACCAACCTCAGCAACAATTAACTG GTAATGTTGGTACTGGATCTTCCCATTCAGGTTCCTTGGTTACTGTAGATGTCCACCAAAGAAGTGCAGCACAAAGTGATACCTCTG ATTTGACCACTGAAAGCTCCTCTACAGCTGCAACATCTGATCAACCTGATTCCCAAACAAATCAGACAACTTCTCACCAACCTCAGCAACGATTCACTG CTGTAGAGCGGGTTCCAAGCTCAATGGTTCCAACCAGTACAGGGGGATGTTTTGCATCACAG CCAACAAATAAGAGAAAATTTTCTGCCAAATTTGTGGGAGATTTAGGGAACGTTCTAGATCCCGACAGTGCTGTAGATGCTGACTGGCGTCTCATGCTGATAGAGCTTGGGCAGTCACAAGGTGAAATAAGGAAAGTTCATTCCATGAGGCACCCTACTGAGGAGGCTTTATATAGTTGGCAGGAGGCTGGCAGATCTCTGGATGAGTTGTTGGAGATTTATCAAGAGAAACGACCGGATGTTACGGAAGTTATTGAGCGATATAAAAAGAATAATG CAGCTTGTTACGCCATCCCAGTTGAGACTGTGCAACAAACACCAAGACATGAAACAGCTATTGTGACAACAGAGCAACTTATTAAACTTGCTCACAATCTTGGACCATGGAATGAGCTAGCTATAAATCTGGGTATGTCTGGAGGagatatttacaaaattaaagaAGACAACAAATACGACCAATGGGCTCAGGTTTTCTACATGCTAGAAAAATGGCAAAAGAGGGAATCTCCAAAGGCTACTGTGGgattattatataaaaaatgcTGTGAGACAAAAACTATTGATAAAGAATTCTATGCCTTTCTGTTGAAATAG
- the LOC117292302 gene encoding uncharacterized protein LOC117292302 isoform X3, whose amino-acid sequence MTVQITFGGGIGIAAGGSIGLGVLIGICIALWRCCCGDNNFWRGVNWCKGTSQEGSESPETVKQSMLNIHCLSCHCCGGSSNVNNIQSRGSVQFVNETPEETVSSQQQSNVNSQPASNPSGSNQTVHPTAPPERSNENDPLLPPPNVDNQPANNPSGSNQTVHPTAPPERSNENDPLLPPPSNVGTGSSQSVSLVTVDVHQRSAAQSDTSDLTTESSSTAATSDQPDSRTNQTTSHQPQQQLTGSLVTVDVHQRSAAQSDTSDLTTESSSTAATSDQPDSQTNQTTSHQPQQRFTAVERVPSSMVPTSTGGCFASQPTNKRKFSAKFVGDLGNVLDPDSAVDADWRLMLIELGQSQGEIRKVHSMRHPTEEALYSWQEAGRSLDELLEIYQEKRPDVTEVIERYKKNNAACYAIPVETVQQTPRHETAIVTTEQLIKLAHNLGPWNELAINLGMSGGDIYKIKEDNKYDQWAQVFYMLEKWQKRESPKATVGLLYKKCCETKTIDKEFYAFLLK is encoded by the exons ATGACTGTACAAATTACATTTGGTGGGGGCATTGGTATTGCAGCCGGAGGGAGTATTGGTCTCGGTGTACTAATTGGCATCTGTATAGCATTAT ggagaTGTTGCTGTGGAGACAACAATTTCTGGAGGGGAGTCAATTGGTGTAAAGGGACGTCTCAAGAAGGTTCAGAATCTCCAGAAACAG TAAAACAATCGATGTTGAACATCCATTGTCTTAGTTGTC ATTGTTGTGGTGGCTCATCGAACG TCAACAACATTCAGTCAAGAGGATCTGTACAATTTGTAAATGAGACTCCAGAAGAAACTGTAAGCAGTCAGCAACAATCCA ACGTGAACAGTCAGCCAGCAAGTAATCCCTCTGGGTCTAATCAGACTGTTCATCCAACTGCACCTCCAGAACGGAGCAATGAAAATGATCCACTGCTGCCACCACCAA ACGTGGACAATCAGCCAGCAAATAATCCCTCTGGGTCTAATCAGACTGTTCATCCAACTGCACCTCCGGAACGGAGCAATGAAAATGATCCACTGCTGCCACCACCAA GTAATGTTGGTACTGGATCTTCTCAGTCAGTTTCCTTGGTTACTGTAGATGTCCACCAAAGAAGTGCAGCACAAAGTGATACCTCTG ATTTGACCACTGAAAGCTCCTCTACAGCTGCCACATCTGATCAACCTGATTCCCGAACAAATCAGACAACTTCTCACCAACCTCAGCAACAATTAACTG GTTCCTTGGTTACTGTAGATGTCCACCAAAGAAGTGCAGCACAAAGTGATACCTCTG ATTTGACCACTGAAAGCTCCTCTACAGCTGCAACATCTGATCAACCTGATTCCCAAACAAATCAGACAACTTCTCACCAACCTCAGCAACGATTCACTG CTGTAGAGCGGGTTCCAAGCTCAATGGTTCCAACCAGTACAGGGGGATGTTTTGCATCACAG CCAACAAATAAGAGAAAATTTTCTGCCAAATTTGTGGGAGATTTAGGGAACGTTCTAGATCCCGACAGTGCTGTAGATGCTGACTGGCGTCTCATGCTGATAGAGCTTGGGCAGTCACAAGGTGAAATAAGGAAAGTTCATTCCATGAGGCACCCTACTGAGGAGGCTTTATATAGTTGGCAGGAGGCTGGCAGATCTCTGGATGAGTTGTTGGAGATTTATCAAGAGAAACGACCGGATGTTACGGAAGTTATTGAGCGATATAAAAAGAATAATG CAGCTTGTTACGCCATCCCAGTTGAGACTGTGCAACAAACACCAAGACATGAAACAGCTATTGTGACAACAGAGCAACTTATTAAACTTGCTCACAATCTTGGACCATGGAATGAGCTAGCTATAAATCTGGGTATGTCTGGAGGagatatttacaaaattaaagaAGACAACAAATACGACCAATGGGCTCAGGTTTTCTACATGCTAGAAAAATGGCAAAAGAGGGAATCTCCAAAGGCTACTGTGGgattattatataaaaaatgcTGTGAGACAAAAACTATTGATAAAGAATTCTATGCCTTTCTGTTGAAATAG
- the LOC117292302 gene encoding uncharacterized protein LOC117292302 isoform X6, which yields MTVQITFGGGIGIAAGGSIGLGVLIGICIALWRCCCGDNNFWRGVNWCKGTSQEGSESPETVKQSMLNIHCLSCHCCGGSSNVNNIQSRGSVQFVNETPEETVSSQQQSNVNSQPASNPSGSNQTVHPTAPPERSNENDPLLPPPNVDNQPANNPSGSNQTVHPTAPPERSNENDPLLPPPNLTTESSSTAATSDQPDSQTNQTTSHQPQQRFTAVERVPSSMVPTSTGGCFASQPTNKRKFSAKFVGDLGNVLDPDSAVDADWRLMLIELGQSQGEIRKVHSMRHPTEEALYSWQEAGRSLDELLEIYQEKRPDVTEVIERYKKNNAACYAIPVETVQQTPRHETAIVTTEQLIKLAHNLGPWNELAINLGMSGGDIYKIKEDNKYDQWAQVFYMLEKWQKRESPKATVGLLYKKCCETKTIDKEFYAFLLK from the exons ATGACTGTACAAATTACATTTGGTGGGGGCATTGGTATTGCAGCCGGAGGGAGTATTGGTCTCGGTGTACTAATTGGCATCTGTATAGCATTAT ggagaTGTTGCTGTGGAGACAACAATTTCTGGAGGGGAGTCAATTGGTGTAAAGGGACGTCTCAAGAAGGTTCAGAATCTCCAGAAACAG TAAAACAATCGATGTTGAACATCCATTGTCTTAGTTGTC ATTGTTGTGGTGGCTCATCGAACG TCAACAACATTCAGTCAAGAGGATCTGTACAATTTGTAAATGAGACTCCAGAAGAAACTGTAAGCAGTCAGCAACAATCCA ACGTGAACAGTCAGCCAGCAAGTAATCCCTCTGGGTCTAATCAGACTGTTCATCCAACTGCACCTCCAGAACGGAGCAATGAAAATGATCCACTGCTGCCACCACCAA ACGTGGACAATCAGCCAGCAAATAATCCCTCTGGGTCTAATCAGACTGTTCATCCAACTGCACCTCCGGAACGGAGCAATGAAAATGATCCACTGCTGCCACCACCAA ATTTGACCACTGAAAGCTCCTCTACAGCTGCAACATCTGATCAACCTGATTCCCAAACAAATCAGACAACTTCTCACCAACCTCAGCAACGATTCACTG CTGTAGAGCGGGTTCCAAGCTCAATGGTTCCAACCAGTACAGGGGGATGTTTTGCATCACAG CCAACAAATAAGAGAAAATTTTCTGCCAAATTTGTGGGAGATTTAGGGAACGTTCTAGATCCCGACAGTGCTGTAGATGCTGACTGGCGTCTCATGCTGATAGAGCTTGGGCAGTCACAAGGTGAAATAAGGAAAGTTCATTCCATGAGGCACCCTACTGAGGAGGCTTTATATAGTTGGCAGGAGGCTGGCAGATCTCTGGATGAGTTGTTGGAGATTTATCAAGAGAAACGACCGGATGTTACGGAAGTTATTGAGCGATATAAAAAGAATAATG CAGCTTGTTACGCCATCCCAGTTGAGACTGTGCAACAAACACCAAGACATGAAACAGCTATTGTGACAACAGAGCAACTTATTAAACTTGCTCACAATCTTGGACCATGGAATGAGCTAGCTATAAATCTGGGTATGTCTGGAGGagatatttacaaaattaaagaAGACAACAAATACGACCAATGGGCTCAGGTTTTCTACATGCTAGAAAAATGGCAAAAGAGGGAATCTCCAAAGGCTACTGTGGgattattatataaaaaatgcTGTGAGACAAAAACTATTGATAAAGAATTCTATGCCTTTCTGTTGAAATAG
- the LOC117292302 gene encoding uncharacterized protein LOC117292302 isoform X5, which produces MTVQITFGGGIGIAAGGSIGLGVLIGICIALWRCCCGDNNFWRGVNWCKGTSQEGSESPETVKQSMLNIHCLSCHCCGGSSNVNNIQSRGSVQFVNETPEETVSSQQQSNVDNQPANNPSGSNQTVHPTAPPERSNENDPLLPPPSNVGTGSSQSVSLVTVDVHQRSAAQSDTSDLTTESSSTAATSDQPDSRTNQTTSHQPQQQLTGNVGTGSSHSGSLVTVDVHQRSAAQSDTSDLTTESSSTAATSDQPDSQTNQTTSHQPQQRFTAVERVPSSMVPTSTGGCFASQPTNKRKFSAKFVGDLGNVLDPDSAVDADWRLMLIELGQSQGEIRKVHSMRHPTEEALYSWQEAGRSLDELLEIYQEKRPDVTEVIERYKKNNAACYAIPVETVQQTPRHETAIVTTEQLIKLAHNLGPWNELAINLGMSGGDIYKIKEDNKYDQWAQVFYMLEKWQKRESPKATVGLLYKKCCETKTIDKEFYAFLLK; this is translated from the exons ATGACTGTACAAATTACATTTGGTGGGGGCATTGGTATTGCAGCCGGAGGGAGTATTGGTCTCGGTGTACTAATTGGCATCTGTATAGCATTAT ggagaTGTTGCTGTGGAGACAACAATTTCTGGAGGGGAGTCAATTGGTGTAAAGGGACGTCTCAAGAAGGTTCAGAATCTCCAGAAACAG TAAAACAATCGATGTTGAACATCCATTGTCTTAGTTGTC ATTGTTGTGGTGGCTCATCGAACG TCAACAACATTCAGTCAAGAGGATCTGTACAATTTGTAAATGAGACTCCAGAAGAAACTGTAAGCAGTCAGCAACAATCCA ACGTGGACAATCAGCCAGCAAATAATCCCTCTGGGTCTAATCAGACTGTTCATCCAACTGCACCTCCGGAACGGAGCAATGAAAATGATCCACTGCTGCCACCACCAA GTAATGTTGGTACTGGATCTTCTCAGTCAGTTTCCTTGGTTACTGTAGATGTCCACCAAAGAAGTGCAGCACAAAGTGATACCTCTG ATTTGACCACTGAAAGCTCCTCTACAGCTGCCACATCTGATCAACCTGATTCCCGAACAAATCAGACAACTTCTCACCAACCTCAGCAACAATTAACTG GTAATGTTGGTACTGGATCTTCCCATTCAGGTTCCTTGGTTACTGTAGATGTCCACCAAAGAAGTGCAGCACAAAGTGATACCTCTG ATTTGACCACTGAAAGCTCCTCTACAGCTGCAACATCTGATCAACCTGATTCCCAAACAAATCAGACAACTTCTCACCAACCTCAGCAACGATTCACTG CTGTAGAGCGGGTTCCAAGCTCAATGGTTCCAACCAGTACAGGGGGATGTTTTGCATCACAG CCAACAAATAAGAGAAAATTTTCTGCCAAATTTGTGGGAGATTTAGGGAACGTTCTAGATCCCGACAGTGCTGTAGATGCTGACTGGCGTCTCATGCTGATAGAGCTTGGGCAGTCACAAGGTGAAATAAGGAAAGTTCATTCCATGAGGCACCCTACTGAGGAGGCTTTATATAGTTGGCAGGAGGCTGGCAGATCTCTGGATGAGTTGTTGGAGATTTATCAAGAGAAACGACCGGATGTTACGGAAGTTATTGAGCGATATAAAAAGAATAATG CAGCTTGTTACGCCATCCCAGTTGAGACTGTGCAACAAACACCAAGACATGAAACAGCTATTGTGACAACAGAGCAACTTATTAAACTTGCTCACAATCTTGGACCATGGAATGAGCTAGCTATAAATCTGGGTATGTCTGGAGGagatatttacaaaattaaagaAGACAACAAATACGACCAATGGGCTCAGGTTTTCTACATGCTAGAAAAATGGCAAAAGAGGGAATCTCCAAAGGCTACTGTGGgattattatataaaaaatgcTGTGAGACAAAAACTATTGATAAAGAATTCTATGCCTTTCTGTTGAAATAG
- the LOC117292302 gene encoding uncharacterized protein LOC117292302 isoform X2: protein MTVQITFGGGIGIAAGGSIGLGVLIGICIALWRCCCGDNNFWRGVNWCKGTSQEGSESPETVKQSMLNIHCLSCHCCGGSSNVNNIQSRGSVQFVNETPEETVSSQQQSNVNSQPASNPSGSNQTVHPTAPPERSNENDPLLPPPNVDNQPANNPSGSNQTVHPTAPPERSNENDPLLPPPSNVGTGSSQSVSLVTVDVHQRSAAQSDTSDLTTESSSTAATSDQPDSRTNQTTSHQPQQQLTGNVGTGSSHSGSLVTVDVHQRSAAQSDTSDLTTESSSTAATSDQPDSQTNQTTSHQPQQRFTAVERVPSSMVPTSTGGCFASQPTNKRKFSAKFVGDLGNVLDPDSAVDADWRLMLIELGQSQGEIRKVHSMRHPTEEALYSWQEAGRSLDELLEIYQEKRPDVTEVIERYKKNNACYAIPVETVQQTPRHETAIVTTEQLIKLAHNLGPWNELAINLGMSGGDIYKIKEDNKYDQWAQVFYMLEKWQKRESPKATVGLLYKKCCETKTIDKEFYAFLLK from the exons ATGACTGTACAAATTACATTTGGTGGGGGCATTGGTATTGCAGCCGGAGGGAGTATTGGTCTCGGTGTACTAATTGGCATCTGTATAGCATTAT ggagaTGTTGCTGTGGAGACAACAATTTCTGGAGGGGAGTCAATTGGTGTAAAGGGACGTCTCAAGAAGGTTCAGAATCTCCAGAAACAG TAAAACAATCGATGTTGAACATCCATTGTCTTAGTTGTC ATTGTTGTGGTGGCTCATCGAACG TCAACAACATTCAGTCAAGAGGATCTGTACAATTTGTAAATGAGACTCCAGAAGAAACTGTAAGCAGTCAGCAACAATCCA ACGTGAACAGTCAGCCAGCAAGTAATCCCTCTGGGTCTAATCAGACTGTTCATCCAACTGCACCTCCAGAACGGAGCAATGAAAATGATCCACTGCTGCCACCACCAA ACGTGGACAATCAGCCAGCAAATAATCCCTCTGGGTCTAATCAGACTGTTCATCCAACTGCACCTCCGGAACGGAGCAATGAAAATGATCCACTGCTGCCACCACCAA GTAATGTTGGTACTGGATCTTCTCAGTCAGTTTCCTTGGTTACTGTAGATGTCCACCAAAGAAGTGCAGCACAAAGTGATACCTCTG ATTTGACCACTGAAAGCTCCTCTACAGCTGCCACATCTGATCAACCTGATTCCCGAACAAATCAGACAACTTCTCACCAACCTCAGCAACAATTAACTG GTAATGTTGGTACTGGATCTTCCCATTCAGGTTCCTTGGTTACTGTAGATGTCCACCAAAGAAGTGCAGCACAAAGTGATACCTCTG ATTTGACCACTGAAAGCTCCTCTACAGCTGCAACATCTGATCAACCTGATTCCCAAACAAATCAGACAACTTCTCACCAACCTCAGCAACGATTCACTG CTGTAGAGCGGGTTCCAAGCTCAATGGTTCCAACCAGTACAGGGGGATGTTTTGCATCACAG CCAACAAATAAGAGAAAATTTTCTGCCAAATTTGTGGGAGATTTAGGGAACGTTCTAGATCCCGACAGTGCTGTAGATGCTGACTGGCGTCTCATGCTGATAGAGCTTGGGCAGTCACAAGGTGAAATAAGGAAAGTTCATTCCATGAGGCACCCTACTGAGGAGGCTTTATATAGTTGGCAGGAGGCTGGCAGATCTCTGGATGAGTTGTTGGAGATTTATCAAGAGAAACGACCGGATGTTACGGAAGTTATTGAGCGATATAAAAAGAATAATG CTTGTTACGCCATCCCAGTTGAGACTGTGCAACAAACACCAAGACATGAAACAGCTATTGTGACAACAGAGCAACTTATTAAACTTGCTCACAATCTTGGACCATGGAATGAGCTAGCTATAAATCTGGGTATGTCTGGAGGagatatttacaaaattaaagaAGACAACAAATACGACCAATGGGCTCAGGTTTTCTACATGCTAGAAAAATGGCAAAAGAGGGAATCTCCAAAGGCTACTGTGGgattattatataaaaaatgcTGTGAGACAAAAACTATTGATAAAGAATTCTATGCCTTTCTGTTGAAATAG
- the LOC117292302 gene encoding uncharacterized protein LOC117292302 isoform X4, with protein MTVQITFGGGIGIAAGGSIGLGVLIGICIALWRCCCGDNNFWRGVNWCKGTSQEGSESPETVKQSMLNIHCLSCHCCGGSSNVNNIQSRGSVQFVNETPEETVSSQQQSNVNSQPASNPSGSNQTVHPTAPPERSNENDPLLPPPNVDNQPANNPSGSNQTVHPTAPPERSNENDPLLPPPNLTTESSSTAATSDQPDSRTNQTTSHQPQQQLTGNVGTGSSHSGSLVTVDVHQRSAAQSDTSDLTTESSSTAATSDQPDSQTNQTTSHQPQQRFTAVERVPSSMVPTSTGGCFASQPTNKRKFSAKFVGDLGNVLDPDSAVDADWRLMLIELGQSQGEIRKVHSMRHPTEEALYSWQEAGRSLDELLEIYQEKRPDVTEVIERYKKNNAACYAIPVETVQQTPRHETAIVTTEQLIKLAHNLGPWNELAINLGMSGGDIYKIKEDNKYDQWAQVFYMLEKWQKRESPKATVGLLYKKCCETKTIDKEFYAFLLK; from the exons ATGACTGTACAAATTACATTTGGTGGGGGCATTGGTATTGCAGCCGGAGGGAGTATTGGTCTCGGTGTACTAATTGGCATCTGTATAGCATTAT ggagaTGTTGCTGTGGAGACAACAATTTCTGGAGGGGAGTCAATTGGTGTAAAGGGACGTCTCAAGAAGGTTCAGAATCTCCAGAAACAG TAAAACAATCGATGTTGAACATCCATTGTCTTAGTTGTC ATTGTTGTGGTGGCTCATCGAACG TCAACAACATTCAGTCAAGAGGATCTGTACAATTTGTAAATGAGACTCCAGAAGAAACTGTAAGCAGTCAGCAACAATCCA ACGTGAACAGTCAGCCAGCAAGTAATCCCTCTGGGTCTAATCAGACTGTTCATCCAACTGCACCTCCAGAACGGAGCAATGAAAATGATCCACTGCTGCCACCACCAA ACGTGGACAATCAGCCAGCAAATAATCCCTCTGGGTCTAATCAGACTGTTCATCCAACTGCACCTCCGGAACGGAGCAATGAAAATGATCCACTGCTGCCACCACCAA ATTTGACCACTGAAAGCTCCTCTACAGCTGCCACATCTGATCAACCTGATTCCCGAACAAATCAGACAACTTCTCACCAACCTCAGCAACAATTAACTG GTAATGTTGGTACTGGATCTTCCCATTCAGGTTCCTTGGTTACTGTAGATGTCCACCAAAGAAGTGCAGCACAAAGTGATACCTCTG ATTTGACCACTGAAAGCTCCTCTACAGCTGCAACATCTGATCAACCTGATTCCCAAACAAATCAGACAACTTCTCACCAACCTCAGCAACGATTCACTG CTGTAGAGCGGGTTCCAAGCTCAATGGTTCCAACCAGTACAGGGGGATGTTTTGCATCACAG CCAACAAATAAGAGAAAATTTTCTGCCAAATTTGTGGGAGATTTAGGGAACGTTCTAGATCCCGACAGTGCTGTAGATGCTGACTGGCGTCTCATGCTGATAGAGCTTGGGCAGTCACAAGGTGAAATAAGGAAAGTTCATTCCATGAGGCACCCTACTGAGGAGGCTTTATATAGTTGGCAGGAGGCTGGCAGATCTCTGGATGAGTTGTTGGAGATTTATCAAGAGAAACGACCGGATGTTACGGAAGTTATTGAGCGATATAAAAAGAATAATG CAGCTTGTTACGCCATCCCAGTTGAGACTGTGCAACAAACACCAAGACATGAAACAGCTATTGTGACAACAGAGCAACTTATTAAACTTGCTCACAATCTTGGACCATGGAATGAGCTAGCTATAAATCTGGGTATGTCTGGAGGagatatttacaaaattaaagaAGACAACAAATACGACCAATGGGCTCAGGTTTTCTACATGCTAGAAAAATGGCAAAAGAGGGAATCTCCAAAGGCTACTGTGGgattattatataaaaaatgcTGTGAGACAAAAACTATTGATAAAGAATTCTATGCCTTTCTGTTGAAATAG